One window of Enterobacter sp. RHBSTW-00175 genomic DNA carries:
- a CDS encoding type II toxin-antitoxin system HigB family toxin has protein sequence MHLISMKAILDAVITFPQHKEELLFLGRVIEKSNCPTPAALKKLFPTLDNFKYLDKHYVIDIANNNLRVVALIFFESQKFYVRHVFTHKEYDRFTEKHRTKGKK, from the coding sequence ATGCATTTAATTTCTATGAAGGCAATTTTGGATGCAGTCATTACCTTTCCACAGCATAAGGAAGAACTCCTTTTTCTGGGGAGAGTCATCGAAAAGAGCAATTGCCCTACGCCTGCTGCGCTGAAAAAGCTGTTTCCAACACTTGATAATTTTAAGTATCTGGATAAGCACTATGTTATTGATATAGCGAACAACAATCTCAGAGTGGTGGCTCTCATATTCTTTGAAAGCCAAAAGTTTTATGTGCGCCATGTTTTTACTCATAAGGAATATGACCGTTTTACGGAGAAACATCGCACTAAGGGGAAGAAATGA
- a CDS encoding GNAT family N-acetyltransferase: MSRLLIEPITPEEPGYIALKTESITLNFNMLRRLEENWQRGENRFNAPGEKLLGAFLNGKLVGVCGLNRDPFSQQPRAGRIRHLYVSEKCRGLGIGKQLLTVVMADASIWFDFLNTHAPDTAYGFYRQAGFTLVSDEPRVTHRLFCAV; this comes from the coding sequence ATGTCGCGTCTGTTAATTGAACCCATTACACCCGAAGAACCCGGGTATATTGCCCTGAAAACCGAAAGCATCACGCTGAATTTCAACATGCTACGCAGGCTGGAAGAGAACTGGCAGCGCGGTGAAAACCGCTTTAACGCACCGGGTGAAAAACTGCTGGGGGCGTTTCTGAACGGCAAACTAGTGGGCGTATGCGGCCTGAACCGCGATCCGTTTAGCCAGCAACCACGCGCCGGACGCATTCGCCATCTCTACGTCAGCGAGAAGTGCCGCGGACTGGGCATTGGAAAACAGCTTTTGACCGTGGTAATGGCCGATGCGAGCATCTGGTTTGATTTTCTCAATACCCATGCGCCGGACACTGCGTATGGTTTCTATCGCCAGGCGGGTTTTACGCTGGTGTCTGACGAACCGCGGGTGACG
- the tisB gene encoding type I toxin-antitoxin system toxin TisB produces MSVVDMVVLILKLIVAVLQLLDAVLKYLR; encoded by the coding sequence ATGAGCGTAGTGGATATGGTGGTTCTTATCCTCAAACTCATTGTTGCTGTACTGCAACTGCTTGATGCCGTCCTGAAATACCTGCGGTGA
- a CDS encoding type II toxin-antitoxin system HigA family antitoxin codes for MMIVADAMKATYALVAAVPLLGEHPNEQDYKDALELVEYLLMNEPGSPLLDIVCARISRYEANQPDIVALRLEMESVPVGIAVLRTLMDQYNLTISDFQDEIGSKSMVSRVLNGQRQLTLNHIKKLAARFGVSPALFIE; via the coding sequence ATGATGATCGTTGCTGATGCAATGAAAGCTACGTATGCCCTTGTTGCGGCTGTTCCTCTGCTGGGTGAACATCCTAACGAACAGGATTACAAAGACGCTCTGGAACTGGTTGAGTATCTTCTTATGAACGAACCGGGTAGCCCTTTACTGGATATCGTATGTGCAAGAATTAGCCGCTACGAAGCGAACCAGCCAGACATTGTCGCGTTACGTCTGGAGATGGAATCTGTACCTGTCGGTATTGCGGTTTTAAGAACCTTAATGGATCAGTACAACCTGACGATATCTGATTTTCAGGATGAAATTGGCAGTAAATCAATGGTTTCAAGGGTGCTTAACGGCCAGAGGCAGCTCACTCTGAACCACATTAAAAAGCTTGCAGCCCGATTTGGTGTATCGCCCGCGCTATTTATTGAATGA